From one Pseudomonas sp. S35 genomic stretch:
- a CDS encoding ParA family protein, which yields MKVAAVVSTKGGPGKTTVGVNLGAFCADAGIRTLLIDLDNQPSLSSFYALSHEAPGGTYQLIANNETRADQVISQTCIPNLSLLHSNDPFNQLGNLLLHAADGRLRLKNLLPAFEQDFDLILIDTQGARSIVLEMALLGAHMAISPITPDMLTAREFQRGMLQLYRDIEPLAALGAETPMLNVVINKLDATDDANLIYHTLTETFADHPKVQMIQTTIPAAVSYQSDKYPQLLLEIGPFLGMIGHVASISISRFA from the coding sequence ATGAAAGTCGCTGCAGTCGTTTCAACCAAAGGCGGGCCGGGTAAGACCACGGTTGGCGTCAATCTGGGCGCGTTCTGCGCCGATGCAGGGATCCGTACCCTGCTCATCGATCTGGATAACCAGCCGTCGTTGTCGTCGTTTTATGCGCTATCGCATGAGGCGCCTGGTGGAACCTATCAACTGATCGCGAACAACGAGACTCGGGCCGACCAGGTCATCTCGCAGACCTGCATTCCTAATCTCTCACTGCTCCATTCCAATGATCCGTTCAATCAGCTGGGAAATTTGTTGCTGCATGCTGCTGACGGGCGCCTTCGTCTCAAGAATCTGTTGCCGGCTTTCGAGCAGGACTTTGATCTGATTTTGATCGATACCCAAGGAGCACGCTCCATTGTGTTGGAGATGGCCTTGCTCGGGGCACACATGGCTATTTCGCCCATCACCCCGGATATGCTGACTGCACGAGAGTTTCAGCGTGGAATGCTCCAGCTCTATCGAGATATTGAGCCGTTGGCAGCGCTGGGTGCAGAGACGCCAATGTTGAATGTCGTGATCAACAAGCTTGATGCAACCGATGATGCAAACTTGATTTATCACACGCTGACCGAAACCTTTGCTGATCATCCGAAGGTTCAGATGATCCAGACCACAATTCCGGCCGCCGTGAGCTATCAATCTGACAAGTATCCTCAACTCCTCTTGGAGATAGGGCCTTTTCTGGGCATGATAGGGCATGTGGCCAGCATTTCAATTTCACGATTTGCCTAG
- a CDS encoding LysR family transcriptional regulator, whose product MNLRTLRAFVEVVRQGGFSQAAEVVSLTQSSVSKAIKTLEDELGMPLLNRLGHRNELTAAGEIAYSRALVLLAEHNDLVAEINDLRGLKRGVLRIGLPPVGCGVLFATMFATYRRRYPDIDIELTEYGSKRLRECLEAGEVDLAALLLPVDEGFDYQPVRNEPLMAVLPISHPLAQRQRIDFTDLADSPFILFEAGFALNAKILAACERKGVTPRVAARSGQIDFIVDLVSAGLGAAFLPRMLAHKHQHPGIALIPLDEPHTDWHIALAWRASAHLPPAARAWLELARE is encoded by the coding sequence ATGAACCTGAGAACATTGCGCGCCTTTGTCGAGGTAGTGCGCCAAGGCGGTTTTTCCCAGGCGGCCGAGGTGGTATCCCTGACTCAGTCGAGTGTGAGCAAGGCAATCAAGACCCTCGAAGACGAACTGGGGATGCCGCTGCTCAACCGCTTGGGCCACAGAAATGAACTGACCGCCGCTGGCGAAATCGCCTACAGCCGCGCCCTGGTCCTGCTGGCCGAGCACAACGATCTGGTCGCCGAGATCAACGACCTGCGCGGCCTCAAGCGCGGTGTGTTGCGTATCGGCTTGCCACCGGTGGGCTGCGGTGTATTGTTTGCGACGATGTTCGCCACCTACCGCCGGCGCTACCCGGACATCGACATCGAACTGACCGAGTACGGCAGCAAACGACTGCGCGAGTGCCTGGAAGCGGGCGAGGTCGACCTGGCCGCACTGCTGTTACCGGTAGACGAAGGTTTCGACTACCAACCCGTGCGCAACGAACCCTTGATGGCCGTACTGCCCATCAGCCACCCCTTGGCCCAACGCCAGCGCATCGACTTCACCGACTTGGCGGACTCGCCGTTTATCCTGTTCGAAGCCGGCTTTGCCCTCAACGCCAAAATCCTCGCCGCCTGTGAGCGCAAAGGCGTAACGCCCCGTGTAGCCGCCCGTAGCGGCCAGATCGACTTTATCGTCGACTTGGTGTCGGCCGGTCTCGGTGCCGCCTTCCTGCCACGCATGCTCGCACACAAGCACCAACACCCCGGCATCGCCCTGATCCCCCTCGATGAACCCCATACCGACTGGCACATCGCCCTGGCCTGGCGCGCCAGCGCCCACCTGCCACCCGCCGCACGGGCGTGGCTGGAACTGGCCAGGGAATAA